Within Bacteroidales bacterium, the genomic segment ATATATAATAATTATCTTTCCTTTAAAAAAATATTGCTCAATAATTTTCTGAATATCTCGTTTTATCATATTATATTAATTTATTGATAGTTCATTCTCCAAATATAATACAAATTTAGAGAATACAATAATATTGTTTTATAAAAAAAATAAAAAATGCTATTTTATTCATTTATAAATCTGCCAGATTTTTTGCATTTTATCTTTTTTATACAAAACCGCTAATAAAATAAATAAATTTCATATATTTATAAATCAAAGTAAACTTTTATAAATACAGGATAGATATAATTTATAAGACAAAAAATTATATAACTCAATGAAAACTAAGTTAATAAATATATTAACAAATCCTTTTTTTCTTGCTCTTGTTATTAGTTCTGTAATAATTTATTTCCTCCCCCCTGTTTTTGATAAATATAAAGTTAAGCTGATAGAAAAATCTAAAAACCATGGTGGCAGTATCATTGATTATCAAGATTTGGATTATGACTCTTTTAGTGAGAAAATTTTATTTGTGCCTAATTACCCTAACAAGGCTTCTGTCTTAGTACATACTAAAAATAAAATAGTTGACCAATGGAATTTCACAGGAAAGCTTTTCTATTTAATACAACATAAATTTATTGATTATGATGCTAATAATTTCAAAGAAGTAATCCTGTTTACATACAAAAATGATTCAATTTTTCTAAACTGCTTTGAACCATTAGCAAAAAACGGAATTTTTGTTTCAGACCGATTTATTACAACATTTAAGCGGGTTGTGGGAAAAAAAGATTTCAACATTGAAATAGTTGGGTTTAGTGATTTAAATAATGATGGCTTTCTTGAAATTATTTTTTATATAACTACGGGGTTTTCACGCCAGCCAAGAAATTTATTTGCATATGATATATACAAAGATAAATTGTTAATATCACCAAAAAGTTGTACCCATATTAAAAATTGTATTTTGTATGATATTGATAATGATGGATTCACTGAAATATTGGTTGATAATAATGCATTTGGGAATTGCAGTAAAGAATTTCCATACAGTGACCAGTATTCATGGTTAATGGTTTTTAATCATGAATTGGATTTCTATTTCGAACCGGTAAAAATTGGTGTTTATCCTTCTGCTGTTCAAATACTTCCATTTAATGTAAAAGATAAAATATTTTTTGTTGTATTATATAAAAATTGGGGTTTGAGCGATAAACCATCTTCTTTGCAATTATATGATATTAATGGCAAATTATTGAACGAAAGAGTTTTAGACAAAAATATACCTGATGAATATACCAGTTTGATTTCAATAAATGAAAAAGGCATTCAAAAATTGTTTTTAATGTATAGTAATGGAAGAGTGCAACAAATTAACAACAAGCTGCAAACAGTAAAAAACAAATTCATTGAAGGCATATATTTCGGTCATCCTTTTACAATAGATGCAGACAATGACGGGGAAAATGAATTTTTATTCTGGGGCAAAGACAAGCAAAATTTGATAATTACCCGAAGTAATTTTTCAAATCCTGTAAAAATAAAAATGCCAAATAATTCTTTGGAAAGTTATTCCATAATTTTAAGAGGAAATGAAAAGCCTCAAATATTCTTTCAATGTGATAATTATCGATATTTATTTGAATACTTTAAAAATCCATTGTATTATTTTAAATACCTGATTTATATTGGCATATATGCATCAGTGCTTTTATTTATACTTATGTTGAATAAAATACAAAAACATCGTATTGAACAAAAATATGAAACAGAAAAGAAAATTGCCGAATTACAAATGAAATCTATAAAAAATCAGACAGACCCACATTTTACATTAAATATCATTAATTCAATAGGTTCGTTATATCAAAAAAGAGATATTAAACGAGCAAATTATGTATTTGGGAAATATGCAAAAATGCTTCGTTATACACTGCTTAGTTCAGACAATATATTACATACTTTGTCGCATGAATTAGAATATGTAGAAAATTATTTATTACTTGAAAAATTCAGGCTCGATAACAAGTTTGATTTTAATATTGATATAAAAAAAGATATTGATACAGATTTTAAAATACCTAAAATGCTTATTCATACATTTGTTGAAAATGCAATAAAACATGGTTTAAAACATTTAAAATCAAACGGTAAGCTTGAAATTATAATT encodes:
- a CDS encoding histidine kinase, with product MKTKLINILTNPFFLALVISSVIIYFLPPVFDKYKVKLIEKSKNHGGSIIDYQDLDYDSFSEKILFVPNYPNKASVLVHTKNKIVDQWNFTGKLFYLIQHKFIDYDANNFKEVILFTYKNDSIFLNCFEPLAKNGIFVSDRFITTFKRVVGKKDFNIEIVGFSDLNNDGFLEIIFYITTGFSRQPRNLFAYDIYKDKLLISPKSCTHIKNCILYDIDNDGFTEILVDNNAFGNCSKEFPYSDQYSWLMVFNHELDFYFEPVKIGVYPSAVQILPFNVKDKIFFVVLYKNWGLSDKPSSLQLYDINGKLLNERVLDKNIPDEYTSLISINEKGIQKLFLMYSNGRVQQINNKLQTVKNKFIEGIYFGHPFTIDADNDGENEFLFWGKDKQNLIITRSNFSNPVKIKMPNNSLESYSIILRGNEKPQIFFQCDNYRYLFEYFKNPLYYFKYLIYIGIYASVLLFILMLNKIQKHRIEQKYETEKKIAELQMKSIKNQTDPHFTLNIINSIGSLYQKRDIKRANYVFGKYAKMLRYTLLSSDNILHTLSHELEYVENYLLLEKFRLDNKFDFNIDIKKDIDTDFKIPKMLIHTFVENAIKHGLKHLKSNGKLEIIINKNENKYVINIKDNGIGRKKAKELSVFSTGRGMKILDQIIELYYNLQNIKINYEITDLYDNFNNPKGTEVLIEVSL